Proteins encoded within one genomic window of Pararhizobium capsulatum DSM 1112:
- a CDS encoding peptide deformylase, with protein MAIRTLVRFPDPRLRLPARTITAFDPALSALAEDLLDTMRAAPGIGITANHIGVAERLTVIELEDGIVRIYVNPRVTWSSAEPIVHPEGSVSMPGVTEDVTRARAVRITYQDLDGVTREAEVEGLLAVCLQHEVDQLDGIFWLQRLSRLKRERAIKRFEKLERERR; from the coding sequence CCGATCCACGCCTGCGCCTGCCGGCGCGTACGATCACCGCCTTCGACCCTGCCCTTTCAGCTCTCGCGGAGGATCTTCTGGATACGATGCGGGCGGCGCCCGGTATCGGCATCACCGCAAACCACATCGGCGTGGCCGAACGCCTGACTGTGATCGAGCTGGAAGACGGGATCGTGCGGATCTATGTCAACCCGCGTGTGACCTGGTCTTCTGCGGAGCCGATCGTCCATCCGGAAGGCAGCGTTTCCATGCCCGGGGTGACCGAGGACGTAACCCGCGCGCGGGCCGTCCGCATCACCTACCAGGACCTGGATGGCGTGACCCGCGAAGCGGAAGTCGAGGGGCTTCTGGCCGTTTGTCTCCAGCACGAGGTCGATCAGCTCGACGGGATTTTCTGGCTTCAAAGACTATCGCGACTGAAGCGGGAACGGGCCATCAAACGCTTTGAAAAACTGGAGAGAGAACGCCGCTAA